Proteins encoded within one genomic window of Lactococcus garvieae:
- the secY2 gene encoding accessory Sec system protein translocase subunit SecY2 — translation MKISQASNFYKRSAIDRVFFSLFIILIYIIGSNIVLPGIDSTSLVNLLSNTPGLSLALSATGFSINRLSLFSLGLGPWMSTMILWRVLSVSKIFKLQTLTQRQSYQIKFFISLLLGIIQSLSIISQVKIFVSSDNYYFIEVVVILLCGLSVLIWLGNQNNERGIGGPTIIILVSMVRTWPSRVINAIPKTTDFGVLGIEIFFLVSILLIVSYLIFRFYQGERRLSKLHVMLDNQYAKQSYLPIPINPAGGMPFMYAFSIVLFPQYFVYLLRINNPNNKFISTIYKQIQLSQLTGILLLCVCVGVLSYGFAYVNVDYKEISENMKKSGDYFSGVYPGKNTEKYLFHKVSYMATISALCNSLIIGIPMVMSLYWKELSTWAYFIPTWFILMLLVYEIKVQFTSLYYRNNYQDVIRF, via the coding sequence ATGAAAATCTCACAGGCGTCGAACTTCTATAAACGCTCAGCTATAGATAGAGTGTTTTTCAGTCTCTTTATTATTTTAATTTATATTATTGGGAGCAACATAGTTTTGCCTGGAATAGACTCCACAAGTCTGGTGAACTTACTCTCAAATACCCCAGGTCTCTCTCTAGCATTAAGTGCAACTGGTTTCTCCATTAATAGACTTTCTTTATTTTCTCTTGGCTTAGGCCCCTGGATGTCAACGATGATATTGTGGCGTGTTCTCAGTGTCTCGAAAATATTTAAACTTCAGACTTTAACACAACGGCAGAGTTATCAAATAAAATTTTTTATTTCTTTACTCTTAGGTATTATTCAAAGTTTGAGTATTATTTCCCAAGTAAAAATATTTGTTTCGTCAGATAATTATTACTTTATCGAAGTCGTAGTTATTTTACTTTGTGGGTTGTCCGTTCTTATTTGGTTAGGTAATCAAAACAACGAGAGAGGGATAGGAGGACCAACTATTATTATACTTGTAAGTATGGTACGTACATGGCCGAGCCGAGTGATTAATGCTATTCCAAAGACTACTGATTTTGGAGTTTTAGGGATAGAAATTTTCTTTTTAGTATCTATCTTGCTCATTGTTTCTTACCTTATATTTAGATTTTATCAAGGTGAGCGCCGATTATCAAAATTACATGTAATGTTGGATAACCAATATGCTAAACAATCTTATCTTCCTATCCCGATAAATCCTGCAGGAGGAATGCCCTTTATGTATGCTTTTAGTATTGTTTTATTTCCACAGTATTTTGTTTATCTATTACGAATTAATAATCCTAACAACAAGTTCATAAGTACAATATATAAACAGATACAGCTGAGCCAGCTTACAGGGATTCTTCTTTTATGTGTATGCGTGGGTGTACTTAGTTATGGATTTGCTTATGTCAACGTAGACTATAAAGAAATCTCAGAGAATATGAAAAAGAGTGGAGATTATTTTAGTGGGGTTTATCCAGGAAAGAATACAGAAAAATATCTTTTTCATAAAGTAAGTTACATGGCTACAATATCGGCACTATGTAATAGCTTGATAATTGGTATTCCTATGGTGATGTCTTTATATTGGAAAGAGCTAAGTACATGGGCTTATTTTATACCCACGTGGTTTATTTTGATGCTGCTTGTTTATGAAATAAAGGTTCAGTTTA